Proteins found in one Arachis stenosperma cultivar V10309 chromosome 8, arast.V10309.gnm1.PFL2, whole genome shotgun sequence genomic segment:
- the LOC130945142 gene encoding uncharacterized protein LOC130945142, with amino-acid sequence MLLKIIIKIKKKRERGRERERMMQFPAYMTQYPLSTRNIPTSYLLPSQWPLPHNEELLLTMEESDFEEKCNEIRKMNSNLVVIGKTTNENDKEDFDNDADDDDADNADESEGEEFEQETG; translated from the exons atgcttttaaaaataataataaaaattaaaaagaagagagagagagggagagagagagagaggatgaTGCAGTTTCCGGCGTACATGACTCAGTACCCATTATCGACGAGGAATATTCCGACGTCGTATCTCCTTCCCTCTCAATGGCCTCTCCCCCACAACGAGGAGCTCCTCCTCACCATGGAAGAATCCGATTTTGAAGAGAAG TGCAATGAAATCAGGAAGATGAACAGCAACCTGGTTGTGATTGGGAAGACAACTAACGAGAACGATAAGGAAGACTTTGACAATGATGCTGATGATGATGACGCGGACAATGCTGACGAATCAGAGGGTGAAGAATTCGAGCAAGAAACCGGTTGA